The Verrucomicrobiales bacterium genome window below encodes:
- a CDS encoding Gfo/Idh/MocA family oxidoreductase has product MITRRLFLQASAGLSLVGRLAAEDLPAPAIRHRAAVIGHTGRGDYGHGLELIFQGRPGIELVAVADPDPAGRQSVGKRIGAPKLYSDFREMLKAERPSLVSVAMRHADQHHAICRAALEAGAHLYVEKPFTCSPDEADDLLALSRRKGLKIAVAHTVRLAPKVLLLRQAIREGRLGDLVELRAYGKQDARAGGEDLMVLGTHLLDLMRLFAGDPVNCSGRVRWQGRSLRPEDRRKVKDDVGWVAGDEVFASFEFPGGVMGSFASHGKLRETVGYWGLELYGSRGVARINSDTTPHVFLRSSTNWTASGREDRWQPLEAGQVKSPPPPALDASGDWLAAVAQDREPECSAVNAAWAVEMVMAVYASALEGGRPVTFPLKSRKHPLSA; this is encoded by the coding sequence ATGATCACGCGCCGTTTATTTCTGCAGGCGAGCGCGGGCTTGTCTCTCGTCGGGCGGTTGGCTGCCGAGGATCTCCCTGCCCCGGCCATACGCCATCGAGCTGCGGTAATCGGACATACGGGCCGGGGTGACTACGGACATGGCCTCGAACTTATTTTTCAGGGTCGCCCCGGGATTGAGCTCGTTGCTGTGGCGGACCCCGATCCAGCCGGACGACAATCGGTGGGGAAACGGATCGGCGCGCCGAAGCTATACTCCGATTTCCGGGAGATGCTGAAGGCGGAACGCCCCAGCCTGGTGAGTGTGGCCATGCGGCATGCCGATCAGCATCACGCGATCTGCCGCGCGGCGCTGGAGGCGGGGGCTCATCTCTATGTCGAAAAACCCTTCACCTGTTCTCCGGATGAGGCCGACGACCTGCTCGCGTTGTCGCGACGCAAGGGCTTGAAGATTGCGGTGGCCCACACGGTGCGTCTGGCGCCGAAAGTCCTCCTGCTTCGCCAGGCGATTCGGGAGGGCCGGCTGGGGGACCTGGTGGAGCTGAGAGCCTATGGCAAGCAGGATGCCCGCGCCGGAGGAGAAGACCTGATGGTTCTGGGCACTCACCTATTGGATCTGATGCGCCTGTTTGCCGGAGACCCTGTGAATTGCAGCGGGCGCGTGCGCTGGCAGGGTCGCAGCTTGCGACCGGAGGATCGTCGCAAGGTAAAGGATGACGTCGGATGGGTGGCGGGCGATGAAGTGTTCGCCTCGTTCGAATTCCCCGGCGGCGTGATGGGGAGCTTTGCCAGTCACGGCAAGCTGCGCGAGACGGTCGGTTACTGGGGACTGGAGCTTTATGGGAGTCGCGGAGTGGCGCGAATCAATAGCGATACCACGCCGCATGTCTTCCTGAGATCCAGCACGAACTGGACGGCCAGCGGACGCGAGGATCGCTGGCAGCCGCTAGAGGCAGGCCAGGTCAAGTCCCCTCCCCCTCCCGCACTGGACGCTTCGGGCGACTGGTTGGCGGCAGTGGCTCAGGATCGAGAGCCGGAGTGCAGCGCTGTCAACGCGGCTTGGGCGGTGGAAATGGTTATGGCGGTCTATGCTTCGGCGCTGGAGGGAGGCCGACCGGTGACCTTTCCCCTCAAGTCGCGCAAACATCCCCTTTCGGCGTAA
- a CDS encoding DUF3991 domain-containing protein, which yields MNPPPVVQHWPRVERYLTQERQLPGSLLAPLVRSGLLYADARGNAVFLLGETPLTAVGAELLGTTPQSWRGMAPGSRKDRGFFSVSATSPQAIALCESAIDALSCHVLYPTHLRVCCQRICQQRSYHPVNVGGSGVRPNSLARKREMPDFKGRSEC from the coding sequence GTGAACCCACCTCCGGTGGTGCAGCACTGGCCTCGCGTCGAACGTTATCTCACCCAAGAACGACAGTTGCCCGGTTCGCTACTCGCGCCGCTCGTTCGATCGGGACTGCTCTACGCCGATGCTCGGGGCAATGCCGTCTTCCTCCTGGGTGAAACCCCGCTCACCGCCGTCGGAGCTGAGTTGCTTGGAACCACCCCGCAGTCCTGGCGTGGCATGGCTCCAGGCTCCCGCAAAGATCGTGGGTTCTTCTCCGTCTCAGCTACCTCTCCCCAAGCCATCGCGCTCTGCGAATCAGCGATCGATGCTCTGAGTTGCCACGTTCTGTATCCGACCCATCTCCGTGTCTGTTGCCAGCGAATTTGCCAGCAAAGGAGTTATCACCCGGTAAACGTCGGCGGCTCAGGAGTACGACCGAATAGTCTTGCTCGAAAGCGAGAAATGCCCGATTTTAAAGGCCGATCTGAGTGCTAA
- a CDS encoding IS66 family transposase, which produces MNLASLQHQITQLQQQLKELQQASSQTIAQLQEALKESRLESSLLRQKLDALARRYFGKKSEQLSSAQLELLLSGLDETEVSVPVPSKPAAPSPRRGERNSSTRVRTPDNLEVVKNVIEPKDVQAEPEKWKEIGQEVSRQLDYQPGKFFWLEIVRPKYVRVADRAMPPVVAPAPERASGMAAPGLLAYLLVSKFADHLPFYRQQSIFWERHGVFIARQQMVLWMKQGSTLLEAIVRCIKADFQVSPYVQLDETPIKYLDPGNGECSQGYLWTGHVPGKCVIFEWHASRAAKCLDSLLGPDFKGKIQCDGYGAYPAFVKSRSGTDLFGCWAHARRGFFEAQKQAPRQVGWILNQMGWLYQWEAELRETGAGAAMREVKRASCHRVVVDRLHRALIQLQPRYLPKSKMGEAIRYALNQWPALVRIIDHGEVEWTNNLIENKIRPTAIGKRNWMFFGSEEAGQRNAVIYTLIANCRIHGIEPYEYLKDVLTRLPSSTNHTVGELTPIKWKEARAINVSRAA; this is translated from the coding sequence ATGAACCTCGCCTCACTGCAACATCAAATCACCCAGCTGCAGCAGCAGCTGAAGGAGTTGCAGCAAGCCTCCTCGCAGACGATCGCGCAACTGCAAGAGGCACTCAAAGAGTCCAGATTGGAGAGCTCGCTGCTACGACAAAAGCTCGATGCCCTGGCACGTCGCTACTTTGGCAAAAAGAGCGAACAATTGAGCAGCGCCCAGTTGGAACTGCTCTTAAGTGGCTTGGATGAAACCGAGGTGTCGGTTCCCGTGCCTTCCAAGCCAGCGGCCCCATCCCCTCGGCGCGGCGAGCGTAACAGTTCCACTCGAGTTCGTACGCCGGACAACTTGGAAGTAGTGAAGAACGTCATCGAGCCTAAGGACGTGCAAGCCGAACCCGAGAAATGGAAAGAGATCGGCCAGGAAGTTAGCCGTCAACTCGACTACCAACCTGGCAAGTTCTTTTGGCTGGAGATCGTTCGGCCCAAGTATGTGCGAGTGGCCGACCGAGCAATGCCGCCGGTGGTAGCACCTGCTCCAGAACGTGCCAGCGGAATGGCGGCGCCCGGACTCCTGGCCTATCTCTTGGTGAGCAAGTTTGCGGATCATCTGCCGTTCTACCGTCAGCAATCGATTTTCTGGGAACGACATGGCGTCTTCATCGCTCGTCAGCAGATGGTGCTGTGGATGAAGCAAGGATCGACACTCCTGGAAGCCATCGTCAGGTGCATCAAAGCCGACTTCCAAGTCAGTCCTTACGTGCAGCTGGATGAGACGCCAATCAAATATCTGGATCCCGGAAATGGTGAATGCAGCCAAGGTTATCTGTGGACGGGGCATGTCCCCGGAAAGTGTGTGATTTTCGAGTGGCATGCGAGCCGGGCAGCCAAGTGCTTGGACTCCCTGCTGGGGCCTGACTTCAAGGGGAAGATCCAGTGCGACGGTTACGGTGCGTATCCAGCGTTCGTCAAAAGCAGGTCGGGGACCGACCTCTTTGGTTGTTGGGCTCACGCGAGGAGAGGCTTCTTTGAAGCTCAGAAGCAAGCGCCCCGACAAGTCGGATGGATCCTCAATCAGATGGGCTGGTTGTACCAATGGGAAGCCGAGCTCCGCGAGACCGGTGCCGGAGCGGCGATGCGCGAAGTAAAACGAGCATCCTGTCACCGGGTGGTAGTCGACCGGCTCCATCGCGCCCTGATTCAATTGCAGCCCCGGTATCTGCCCAAGAGCAAGATGGGGGAAGCCATTCGATATGCGTTGAACCAGTGGCCTGCGCTGGTTCGGATCATCGACCACGGGGAGGTCGAGTGGACAAACAACCTCATCGAGAACAAAATCAGGCCAACAGCAATCGGAAAAAGGAACTGGATGTTTTTCGGATCCGAAGAGGCGGGCCAGCGCAATGCGGTGATCTACACTCTAATCGCCAACTGCCGAATCCACGGTATCGAGCCGTATGAATACCTGAAGGACGTGCTCACTCGGCTTCCATCGTCCACGAATCATACTGTGGGCGAACTGACGCCGATCAAGTGGAAAGAGGCTCGCGCGATAAACGTCAGCCGAGCGGCGTAG